The Salinibacter grassmerensis genome includes the window GGCGCCATTCACGAGGCCGGCGAGATCAAGGCCCGCAAGGCCGACCGCTTCGCGATGAGCGACTGGATGACGATGGAGAAGGAGCGTGGCATCAGCGTCACGTCGTCTGTGATGAAGTTTCCCTACCGGGGCTATGAGCTAAACCTGCTCGACACCCCGGGCCACCGCGACTTTTCGGAGGACACGTACCGCGTCTTGACCGCGGTCGACAGTGTGATCATGGTGCTCGACAATGCGAGCGGCGTGGAGCAGCAGACGGAGAAGCTCATGGAGGTGTGCCGCATGCAGGACACCCCCATCATTACCTTCGTCAACAAGATGGACCGGCACGGGCTGCCGCCGCTCGACATCCTAGAGGACATTGAGGACACGCTCGATCTGGATACCGTGCCGCTCTCCTGGCCCATCGGGATGGGCAATCGCTTCCGCGGCACCTACAACCTGTATCGGGACGAGCTGCACCTCTTCTCCCACGCCGACATGGAGGGAGAGCACGAGCGCCTTCCGATCGACGACTTGGGCGACCCACAGCTCGACGAGGTGCTCGGCGACCAAGCCGACGACCTCCGGTTCGACGTGGAACTCGTCCGCGAGGCGGGCGACGAGCTGGACCTGCAGGCCTACCTCGACGGCAAGCAGACCCCGGTCTTCTTCGGCAGTGCGCTCAGCAACTTCGGGGTGGGGGATATGTTCGACACGTTTGTCGAGATCGCCCCGCCGCCCCAGCCGCGTCCCACGGTGACCCGGGACGTTTCCCCCTACGAGGACGGCTTCACGGGCGTCGCCTTCAAGATTCAGGCGAACATGGACCCGAAGCACCACGACCGCATGGCGTTTGTGCGTGTCTG containing:
- a CDS encoding GTP-binding protein, whose product is GAIHEAGEIKARKADRFAMSDWMTMEKERGISVTSSVMKFPYRGYELNLLDTPGHRDFSEDTYRVLTAVDSVIMVLDNASGVEQQTEKLMEVCRMQDTPIITFVNKMDRHGLPPLDILEDIEDTLDLDTVPLSWPIGMGNRFRGTYNLYRDELHLFSHADMEGEHERLPIDDLGDPQLDEVLGDQADDLRFDVELVREAGDELDLQAYLDGKQTPVFFGSALSNFGVGDMFDTFVEIAPPPQPRPTVTRDVSPYEDGFTGVAFKIQANMDPKHHDRMAFVRV